The Chryseobacterium oranimense genome contains the following window.
CGTTTGGAAGAGATAAGCACTGAAAGCATATAAGTGCGAAACTCGCCTCAAGATGAGACATCTTTTAAGGGTCGTTGGAGATGACGACGTTGATAGGCTACAGGTGTAAAGCTGGTAACAGCATAGCCGAGTAGTACTAATTACCCGTAGATTTATAGCCTATGGTTGCTATATCAATATAATTAATTTATACAAGTTCTTTTGTGCGCAGACAAGGTTTTGTCTTTGTGAACGTTTTTATCGATAAAAATAGAAGTTAGAATCTAGATATTAGATATTAGTGAATTACTAATCTCTAATTACTAAAACCTAACCTCTTATATAAAGCCTTTAGGGTGGTTTTAGCGGTGGGGCTCACCTGTTCCCATTCCGAACACAGAAGTTAAGCCCACCAGCGCCGATGGTACTGCGACAAGCGGGAGAGTAGGCCGCCGCCAGTTTTTATTAAAAGTCTCATACAACTTGGTTTGTGTGAGACTTTTTTCGTTTATACACATCATCCCCCATGAGCGTGAACACGAATGATAAGTGATGATCGATGAATGATGAGTAACGAAGGAAAGCTATTACATTGCATCACTCATCGTTCATAATCAAATAAGAAAAATATTTCGCTAATATTCTAATTATGGTGAAATATTTATATATTTGTTTTATGACCAGATAATATTTATTTGCGGAAGCCGAAAAGCATAAGAGTAGGCAAAAACTAAAACAAAATACTATGAAAAATTTGAAAAAACTGACCAAAAGAGAACTGAAGGCTATCGATGGTGGTGCTTTAGCATGTCCTCCTCCTGCAACTACTTGTGGAGAATGGTGCTCCTGGACCGCACAGCAGAGGCTCAGATGTCCCAATATGATTATAGATCC
Protein-coding sequences here:
- a CDS encoding bacteriocin-like protein; this translates as MKNLKKLTKRELKAIDGGALACPPPATTCGEWCSWTAQQRLRCPNMIIDPDPCGC